The genomic DNA tgtgtgtgtgtgtggtagaaaCAGCTTTTGGGAGTTTTTTTGTACTAGTTTTAGACACAAGAGCTTCTTTAAAGATGATAAACATGATGTCAGCTATGGTAATTTGAGCTACTATGAAGCAATTTCTCTGGGCAGCATTATTCTGGTCAACATGGCACTGGATAcaagagttcagaacattcagggAGAGAATTTCCCACTCTCTGCcaaataatataaaaagaaaaacaaaacgatTAATTGATACTGAGTCACCGGGTGCACAgtctacaaaagcaaataacTGTCAAAGACTCTATTTAGCGCCAGGACAAACAACATTGGTATTGACAGTGGTGGCTGTAGTCAACCCCTGGACTTAGTTTTAATACCTCCGCAAGATGGCTGCAGCTGCAATTTTAAGTGTCataagtggtgagtgttcagcaGCTTGCACTGCTCCACTGTTGGTGTGACACGCATCTGTGTTACACCTGCCATACTCTTGTGATACATGTGATAATGCAGTTAACGGCATCACAACTTTGGTTTTGTTGTGCAATATACCTAATGTGGTCAAAGAGAGCTCCATTTCAATTTTCTCATGTTTACCAAATCATTATTTAGGTAAAACAATTTTTACAAATTATGTAAATAACAGCCTCTTTCCACTTGACTCACCATGTGTGgtttatgtaaacaaactattattaGAGCATTTATGATACCTCCTTTGCGCATTCTCTTTCAGTCTTGATTATCTATTTAGGTTAGGGTTTTTTTTCAGTTCAATACATACGCATCCATTTTTGGCCATTTCCATTGTAAATATATGAAACCCCTAAAATGCCACTTTTCAGCACGCTTTTGTTGGGGTTCTACTTGCAGGAGTTGTCTGGCTAGTCAGCTACAAGATAGATTTGTCAAATAAGTTAATGATTCTCTGTGTATTAAAAACATGCCATTTTATGTGTGTTTAGTAGCAgactaagtggttaggagtttcaGCCACTACTGGGGCGTGGCATCCTCAGTATGTAGCGTGGCACTAAGACAAGCCAGGCCTAGATATCCCATGAGGTGGCGTGGAGCGCCTATTTGGAAACTTCCactgtgcgcgcgtgtgtgcgtgTCTTAGGGCGCAAATAAGGAAATCCAAGGGTGTGTGTGTTGGTAAGTGTAGAGTTGTGTGTCATTGTGTCCTTTCAAGGTAGAGAGCAAGGTTTTGCTTCCTTTACATAGCTCTTCTGACCATATGGTGAACTTTGACTCCAACACAGGAAAAACAACATTCCCTGTTCTTTCCCTGTCTGCATCATCTCTACTGCCAAATGATGTCAAAGAAAACGGTTGCTAACCATTTTCCAATTTTTTAATCTCAAAATGCCTTTTATACACCTAAaccataatccatccatccattttctaccgcttattcccttcgggattgcggggggcgctggagcctatctcagctgcatccgggcggaaggcggggtacaccctggacaagtcgccacctcatcgcagggccaacacatatagacagacaacattcacactcacattcacactaaaacataataaaatgtgaaTTTACAATGTTTTTGCTGAAATCCAGCCCTTGTTGCACTTGAAATATGCAATGACAACAATTACTGAGCCTACAGTATCACATagaccagggattctcaaactgtggtacatgtaccacaagtggtacgtgggcgccatctagtggtactttaacttttatgtGCAATTAATTTAATTTGATAAATTATTTAAGTACAATAATTCTTCActtcctttgagacacttgtgatttagggctataaaaataaacattgattgatttaagtacaacaattcttctcaacaaaagaggacaaatataacctaaaggaaaatctaatttagaaCATTTGTATGTACGTACAACActaaaaacttttagcatatcagtatgtggaattaaattatggaatggattaagcaaataaatcaaacaaagcaccaatatgattcagtttgagAGACTGTTTgtacaaactacaagtgttcacaaagtacaaagagaaACAATTATCATACATTTCtttaaccttttaaaaaaaacaaaaacaactgatcatttatgtatttaatatttgtttacttacttatggtatgtttatttattaatttacttattCACcattctgttacaaacagagaacaaaggaatgggataaaactgctatgatatgaaaaggggtaggattaaataagatctgcttcttcctacccctttttggacatgctgtaatgaaacaactggaaatatgtgaggtATTACATTGCAACTATATTCGTGTTTGAAATAAATTAAACTGATCTGAATTTAAAAGTGTTGTATTTTCCTACATTCAAATacattgttactgttcaaactgtgtgtaatgttacattggccaaaaatataaaatatactttaaaaaaaacttctgccttgttttaaatTGACTGTATACTTAAGCCTAATAGGCTagagtattttaatgttggtcattatagtggtattTGTAGAGCgaggtgttttctgaggtggcacatggtgaaaaaagttttaGAACCACTAACATTGACTCAATTGTAGTTGTAATCCATTTGTGAGGCCATAGCTACCGAAATCTTCAGCAAAATTAAACCAGTCAGGCCTGCTTGGAGTTTACTGTATATCCATACCACTGTTTATCACTGTATGCATCATCTGTGATTTATTGTAATTTATTCAATATGTCCTTAAAGAAAGACACATTCAAACATGTCCACCTGTGCAAGTGCACGTTAATTTCATTTCCACACAGGCTCCATTTTTAAGTATGCAATGTTCTCTTTTCTATATTATAGTTCCCCGAGTGTGGCTTCTATGGCATCTACGATAAGATATTGCTGTTCAAACATGACATCTCGACCAGCAACATCCTGCAGATAGTTAAGGCTACAAGTGACATCCAGGAGGGAGATCTGGTGGAGGTGGTGCTCTCTGGTGAGTCAAGGAATAGCTGATTACATTAATGGTGTTTATTCTGTGGTCATCATTTCATCTGCGACCATATTATTACACTCATTGCATTGTAGCGGCAGCCACGTCAGAAGATTTCCAGATTCGTCCTCATGCTCTGAATGTGCACTCCTATCGGGCCCCGGCGTTCTGCGACCACTGTGGAGAGATGTTGTTCGGACTGGTCAAGCAGGGGCTCAAGTGTGATGGTGAGAACACTGTTAAATGAGATCACATGATGTCATCCACTCACTTCCCATCTGTTGATGTCATGCTTATCCATTCCCTGGTTTCTCGGTGCCCCCTGCAGGGTGTGGATTAAACTACCACAAGCGGTGTGCATTCAGCATTCCAAACAACTGTGCAGCTCGGAAGAGGCGGCTGTCCACCATCTCCCAGGGCAGCAGCCAGTCAGTTTATAGCATCGGGACCACTTCCATTGGCACAGAGGACTCTGGCTTAGTGCGCTCGCATACGCAAATGGTATATATAGCCCTTTACAGCCTTCATTGACATACACTACTTGGAAATTCATATTAGATTTTTTAGTAATTAGTATAATGGTTATGATTTATGGTTATGATTTATTTGTTTCAGAAATGTCTAACAAGTTACATTTGCACATTTCAACATATCTCAAAactagtaggaagaagcaaatccTCCAAGTCTTTTTTTGCTAAAAGTTTGTTAACACCATAACTTTTAAATATCTACATTATGTAATAACATAATGCTTACATAGTGATTTAATAGAATACAATACAGTAGAaagcttttattgtcattgtataccAACAAAACTTGCAGAAGCACAACGGTATTGCCagaaataattgtattattacatCGGGATTAATACATTAGATTATTATTGCATGATTAATTTTAGTCCTATCTTATCCACTGGTTTGCTGCTAAAGGGCTGCataaatgtatttctatttaaaattGTATTGAGTTTTATTGAGTGCAGCACGGTGTACCAGGGGTTAGtgcttgtgcctcacaatacaaagatcctgggttcgatccccaggctcTGGGTTTCCCTTTAATTACAAATTGCTAATTCACATAACTGATCAAATACTAACATTACTCTATAATAGAATCATAGAGCACATGttactgttttttgtgttttatttgttaTTACGCTACCATAGCCCCGGACCCCGAGTGAAGCCCGACGCTTCTATAAGGGTCGACCCGTGCAATTGGACAAGATCCTGATGAGCAAGGTGAAGGTGCCGCACACATTCGCCATCCACTCATACACGCGTCCGACAGTGTGCCACTTCTGCAAGAGGCTTCTCCGAGGGCTCTTCAGGCAGGGCCTACAGTGTAAAGGTCAGCAAATTTACATTAGTAGCGAACACTGCCATTGTTAGATTCTAACGTTTATACATGTCTGTTTATTTTAGACTGCAAGTTTAACTGCCATAAACGCTGTCTATGCAAAGTTCCTAACGACTGTCTTGGTGAGACCATTGGAGGTAAGGGACTGTTAAAATGTCATCTCTCCCTGCATGAAAACAATCTCTCATTTGCATGATTAGATTGTCATGCAAATTACATCAAAATAATGAAACATACTTTTATATAACAAACACTGGTACTTACTGCCACTAATCTCTTTATTGTCTTAGAAAACAGAAGTAACTGTGGTAAGTCTGCATGCATTCATCCTTAATAATAGTTGTAGATGTAGCATTTTTGAAACATACAGCCAACATAAATCAAGTTGCACTCAACGGTTTACCTCTTTTCATGCACCCAGATATGCTGAGTTCCAGTATGGACACAGAGATGCCCATGGACTACACCAGCGACTACGACGCTTCAGACAAGTCATCCATGGATGACTCGGACGAGGAGCATCTCTGCGTCATCCCAGGCTCCTTCTCTCCTGACAGCAACAATGATGGACCCAGTGGAGACCAGGGGTGTGAAAAAACCCTTAAACATGCCACACTTATAAGCTTTGTATTCTAATGAGAAGTTATGCGTTTTCTCACAGTGCTTACATTCCACTCATGAGGGTGGTCCAGTCAGTGAGGCAGACAACCCGTCGATCCAGTACTGCTATCAAGGCGGGATGGATGGTTCACTACAACAATAAAGACCCACTGGTACCTTTTTAACTTGACCGAATCGTCTCAGTTCTCTAATTGTTTTGGCTTTCCCTTCTCTGTCCTTAAAGTATCTTCTAATGTTACGCTTGTTACTGCACcaagaatgaataaaaaaaaaaaagcacaaacttTTTAGAAGGGTTGTTCACAAGCCGAGGAAGAGTCTATTGCATTTTTATATGGAGCTCCATAAAAATAAAGAGGTCGATTTTTCAATTATTATATACATCTTAATAGAAAATTATaggcatccatccatttatccatccatcttcctccgcttatccgaggttgggttgcgggggcagtagcctaagcagggaagcccagacttccctctccccagccacttcgtccagctccgcCCGGGGGAACCCAAGGCATTCCCTCGGACTGGGAGGTGCTGAATCTTTATTGACATTTTAAGCATAGTTATAAAAAATTAGAATTTAGTGGCCTGCTCTGAaataactatttttaaaaaatagctaATTTTTGGTTTCGAAAGACATCATAGTGAGGCATGTAGTGTCCTTGTTAAACACCAAAATAAGTTATCACACTGGAAAAAATGTCCCTCTTAAAAAGAGTAAAATAATGTATACACGTTATTTTTGCTTGTAATGAGCGAAAATATCTGCCAACGAAACAAGTCAAAATTGTCTTGCTATAATGTCTTGAAATAAGACATTATATTTAAGCCTTAAAAACTTAAAAGTGACCTTTTAAAGTAGCAATTAAAACCTATTATTAGCTATACTTACTTATTGTAAAACTTTGTATCTTATATCAAACTTATGATCCTCAGAATATCTATTGCCTATAAACAAGTTCTTATGTCCCACTGAAAAATTACTATTCAGGGAATTTTGACTTGTATTAAGTTTGTTTAGATATTTAGTCTAGAACTTTGAAATATAGTATATACTTggtgagattgtgagtttttccagtGTAGATATGGATCTTTTCTCGATAAAAGGCTAATGAGATGTGTTTCTAAATCAGTGACATAAACAGAGAACACCTATTGAGCCTTTACTGTATTtaatgcattattttattttatttcatatgcTTTCATATGTTATatttcctattttatttattatgacTTATACTTTTATACCTTACAAGGCCCCCCCAACCTCCTGCACTAACTGCTGCACTAAAACTTGCTCTTCTCTTTCTGTCTGTTTTTCCCTTGTTTCTTGTCGCTCCTGAGTTTCCAACATCTCAGTCTGTCACCTGTCCCTTGGCCATTCTTCGTCTCTTCCTTTGGAGATCAACTCTGTCACAATCCTCACCTTGTATGCTCCTGACCTACGATACCCCCACCCTGATACAATCCTCAACAGAGAAGGAGGCTCTACTGGCACCTGGACTCAAAGTGCATCATCCTTTTCCAGAACAACACCTCAAACAAATACCACAAGGTATGTTTGTAATTGTGGAGAATTTCTGGAAAGAAGCCATTTGTTTTGTGTCATCCATGATCCATCTTCCTTGCAGGAGATCCCTCTCTCAGAAATTCTGGAGGTACGACCTGCCGGCAACTTCACTCTGGTGCCCCCCAGAACAAACCCGCACTGCTTCGAGATCATCACAGGGACCATGTGCTACTTTGTGGGGGAGGACCCCAACACCCTTCCACCACTAGTCCCCCAGCAGACTGTCCCCCAGACACCCCCTTCACCAAGCCAAGTGACACCCAACAGCGGCATTGGTCGTGAGGTGGCCAATGCGTGGGAGGCCGCCATTCGCCAAGCCCTCATGCCTGTCATCTTCCAGGATGCTCCCCAACCTGCGGGAAACACCACTCACAGTGAGTCAGGAGGCACACTAAATTGAGAATATTCAGAAAAGATTTGTTGTGGTCACGGTTTTGTTTGTCAAAAGTTACAATAAggacttagggctgggcgatatatcgagtttgtaagatatatcgatatatttttaaacaagatatgaattaagaaaatattgatataatttatttcaggtTAAAttgaccaaacaccgcttatttgttgtgttccttgttctgccCCGCTTCGCACTCCCTCTAATGGGCTTCTAAACACTCCCCTTTTTCCTTCCAAGATGTGCTTGCACGTacagtataagaacatccatgattaatTGGTTCTTTACTTTGATGAGTCACGTTTGTAAATAAGTAAACCAATAATAGATTAATacaaaatttgttaaaaaaaaaaaaaaaaataccagaaacattaagataaataaaaaaattatgattttttatttttttttattttcgtaATTTATTTCCAACTCAGTAACAACTATAGCATTGCAATACAACACCACCATCTAAAAAAAACTAAGGAGAAAAAGTGTGTTATCGAGAAGAAGCAAAAGCTTCAATTGTCCTGCACTGTAAAGAAATAAAGTAATACTAAATTATAACCGTTTACTCATTACTCTAATACTCTAATTCATTAGATACACCTGGGATCCAAAATGACAGCTGTATCAACAATTctgcgtttacaaatatatttgtttttttatttacaatgttttatttaattcatatgtttattattgtggttgtagtttgcagtggtgtCCAACTGCTCTGCATCATACGTGACTGCCTTATTTTGCGACTTTAGGGGGTAAATATATTACAAATGTTTATAAAGTACTTGCTCTCATTAGATTATGTATCTGTCTACTTCATTAAATGGCTGGTGAGTGTGTTTTTACTCTGTACATGCATATTTCCTCTTTAGGACAAGCATCAGTCAGCATTTCTGTGTCCAGCAGTCAAATCCAAGAGAATGTGGTATGACATTTTTCTTATATACAGTAAATGAGTTGTAAAACTCGTATAGTTAGTTGCTAATGCTTTTATTCTGCTTTCCTGcaggacattggaacagtgtaccAAATATTTGCTGATGAAGTTTTGGGATCTGGACAATTTGGAGTCGTGTATGGAGGTATGGACCTTCAAATAAGCTTACATTCTATCATAATCTAGCTGCCTTTTTTGCTAAAAACATAGCACAAATGTACATGTGTTAACATGTACATATCATTGTTGTACATTTTCTCTACCAGGAAAGCACCGCAAGACTGGAAGGGACGTGGCTGTTAAAGTTATTGACAAGCTTCGCTTCCCGACTAAGCAGGAGAGCCAGCTGAGAAATGAGGTGGCCATATTACAGGTGCGTTTTATTACTAACTCTCCTTCCACTACCAGTGCTAGCTAAATAGTAATAAAGTAGCTTAAAAACTGAAAGTCAAATTTACTTACAACAGAACATGTAAACCATGTTAAATAGGGTGGCAGCTATCAtaaatttattatttatcattgttATTTTGGTCGATTATTTGAGAAAtctgataaaacacactttatagcctcaatgtgtgTTTTAGGGGAAAAACTAAAATTGCcccccaaattattatttttttaataaatgcacgtcatcaacattgaaattgcactttcagTATTCAATTCAGTTTTGTGTTTTATACTAAAAAGGATTATGTTTGCCGACACACAGACCACGGCACACAGACCAGCACTCTCATGTGTATATTTATCAGTTACACTTATTAAATGATTAATCAAAGCAATACAATATGAATTAAAGCTTTTTTTCTAATTGATTAATAGTTGCTATTGTTAAATAACAATGCTGTCATTTTTTTCCTCTACCACTGATGCTGTGTTGCACAAACCTGACCAGCAGGTGGCGACAAAGTCTGACATCTGATCAAAATAGTGTTTATGAGCTTCTCAAGGGCCCTCTTCACCTTAAGTTCAACAGTAATTAACTTCCGCTCTATTGTGGAATCATTTCTGTCTTCCATGGCAAAATGTACATTCTCCTTCTGAAATATGTAAATCCTGGCTTGATGTCTCCCACACACTAATCATGTTCACTTTCAGAGTTTGCGCCACTTGGGCATTGTTAACTTGGAGTGTATGTTCGAGACCCCCGAGAAAGTGTTTGTTGTTATGGAGAAGCTCCACGGCGACATGCTCGAGATGATCCTCTCCAGCGAGAAAGGCCGACTGCCTGAGAGGCTCACCAAATTCCTCATCACTCAGGTTTGCATGCATGTCGGCACAGGCAGGATTGACCTTTAATAtctatttattagggctgtcaagtaaTACTTTTTTGAAATCACATTAATCACGCTcttgaattgtgattaattaatcacagtttgttactcgcttgcataatttaaatttgcTTAAAACCccccccaatatttggacacaaatgcaatgttgTTGTCAGAATGTAAACCAGgaacgtttttaaatgttttacttaactGCAAGTCAATAATTTGCTCACAatttggtgacagtaagtattgTAAGATTTAAGTGCACATTTTCAAAGTATTTGCGATTATATAGCAAACAAGGTACAGACAGTAAACACACCCATAAACAACTTTACTTAGTGTACTATTTACATCCACATGAACTTTCCCTTTAACCAGTTATTGAAACAAACACGCTTATTTACCTTTTCAAATGGCAGTGTtgatctctttttttttgtgcaatgcTATCAGCTGTGGTGAtgtgagagaatgccaagagtgtgcaaagcagtaatcagagcaaagggctttttttgttaagtacataactccacatgtattcattcatagttttgatgccttcagtgacaatctacaatgtaaatagtcatgaaaataaagaaaacgcttaagaaggtgtgtccaaacttttggcctgtactgtacagagtgtatgtatatatatatatatatatatatatatatatatatatatatatatatatatatatatatatatatatatatatatatatatatatatatatatatatatatatatatatatatatacagtatatatatatatatatatatatacagtata from Entelurus aequoreus isolate RoL-2023_Sb linkage group LG10, RoL_Eaeq_v1.1, whole genome shotgun sequence includes the following:
- the prkd2 gene encoding serine/threonine-protein kinase D2 isoform X1 codes for the protein MSLSSPECVLLSVQTFSGVDMANVSPCMSPRSLVQPFFPPGPPAALPASSPVSPVHAPPTSPQGAFADMAQDHGSSGGGPMPLMSPTPAGVSFSIQIGLARESVLMPQSADLAYVKQIACSIVDTKFPECGFYGIYDKILLFKHDISTSNILQIVKATSDIQEGDLVEVVLSAAATSEDFQIRPHALNVHSYRAPAFCDHCGEMLFGLVKQGLKCDGCGLNYHKRCAFSIPNNCAARKRRLSTISQGSSQSVYSIGTTSIGTEDSGLVRSHTQMPRTPSEARRFYKGRPVQLDKILMSKVKVPHTFAIHSYTRPTVCHFCKRLLRGLFRQGLQCKDCKFNCHKRCLCKVPNDCLGETIGENRSNCDMLSSSMDTEMPMDYTSDYDASDKSSMDDSDEEHLCVIPGSFSPDSNNDGPSGDQGAYIPLMRVVQSVRQTTRRSSTAIKAGWMVHYNNKDPLRRRLYWHLDSKCIILFQNNTSNKYHKEIPLSEILEVRPAGNFTLVPPRTNPHCFEIITGTMCYFVGEDPNTLPPLVPQQTVPQTPPSPSQVTPNSGIGREVANAWEAAIRQALMPVIFQDAPQPAGNTTHRQASVSISVSSSQIQENVDIGTVYQIFADEVLGSGQFGVVYGGKHRKTGRDVAVKVIDKLRFPTKQESQLRNEVAILQSLRHLGIVNLECMFETPEKVFVVMEKLHGDMLEMILSSEKGRLPERLTKFLITQILAALRHLHLKNIVHCDLKPENVLLASADPFPQVKLCDFGFARIIGEKSFRRSVVGTPAYLAPEVLLNQGYNRSLDMWSVGVIMYVSLSGTFPFNEDEDINDQIHNAAFMYPSNPWKQLSNDAIDLINNLLQVKMRKRYSVDKSLSHAYLQDYQTWLDLRELETKLGERYITHESDDSHWQTFAHNYTLSYPAHLVAPTCDHEGDCKDDVDMQGLTERVSIL
- the prkd2 gene encoding serine/threonine-protein kinase D2 isoform X2: MSLSSPECVLLSVQTFSGVDMANVSPCMSPRSLVQPFFPPGPPAALPASSPVSPVHAPPTSPQGAFADMAQDHGSSGGGPMPLMSPTPAGVSFSIQIGLARESVLMPQSADLAYVKQIACSIVDTKFPECGFYGIYDKILLFKHDISTSNILQIVKATSDIQEGDLVEVVLSAAATSEDFQIRPHALNVHSYRAPAFCDHCGEMLFGLVKQGLKCDGCGLNYHKRCAFSIPNNCAARKRRLSTISQGSSQSVYSIGTTSIGTEDSGLVRSHTQMPRTPSEARRFYKGRPVQLDKILMSKVKVPHTFAIHSYTRPTVCHFCKRLLRGLFRQGLQCKDCKFNCHKRCLCKVPNDCLGETIGDMLSSSMDTEMPMDYTSDYDASDKSSMDDSDEEHLCVIPGSFSPDSNNDGPSGDQGAYIPLMRVVQSVRQTTRRSSTAIKAGWMVHYNNKDPLRRRLYWHLDSKCIILFQNNTSNKYHKEIPLSEILEVRPAGNFTLVPPRTNPHCFEIITGTMCYFVGEDPNTLPPLVPQQTVPQTPPSPSQVTPNSGIGREVANAWEAAIRQALMPVIFQDAPQPAGNTTHRQASVSISVSSSQIQENVDIGTVYQIFADEVLGSGQFGVVYGGKHRKTGRDVAVKVIDKLRFPTKQESQLRNEVAILQSLRHLGIVNLECMFETPEKVFVVMEKLHGDMLEMILSSEKGRLPERLTKFLITQILAALRHLHLKNIVHCDLKPENVLLASADPFPQVKLCDFGFARIIGEKSFRRSVVGTPAYLAPEVLLNQGYNRSLDMWSVGVIMYVSLSGTFPFNEDEDINDQIHNAAFMYPSNPWKQLSNDAIDLINNLLQVKMRKRYSVDKSLSHAYLQDYQTWLDLRELETKLGERYITHESDDSHWQTFAHNYTLSYPAHLVAPTCDHEGDCKDDVDMQGLTERVSIL